Proteins encoded by one window of Chryseobacterium aquaeductus:
- a CDS encoding ABC1 kinase family protein, translating to MKTLNTIPTGKLERTSSLLKAGAKVGVNYIKYYGNKITKDKNEDEARKTLNEDNATDIYDSLKELKGSALKVAQMLSMEKNILPQAYVEKFSLSQFSVPPLSGALVKKTFRKYFGKNPEEIFDEFTTESVNAASIGQVHKAKKGDKNFAVKIQYPGVRESISSDLKMVKPIAMKMFNIKKEGSESYFQEVENKLFEETDYDLELKRSQEISEKCSHLPNLDFPKYYPEFSCERIITMDWMTGKHFSEFTKLDQSQEDLNKIGQTLWDFYMYQMHVLKQVHADPHPGNFLISDDKKLLVIDFGCIKEIPDDFYKPYFELAKKENLNNPEIFSEKLYQLEILCHDDSPQEKAFFTKLFYELLELFTRPFNAQNFDFSDETFFQEIADLGQRYAKLGDMKGMNTNRGSKHFIYLNRTFFGLYNMMHDLRAKNIVINQYKNFIQ from the coding sequence ATGAAGACACTAAATACAATTCCGACAGGAAAATTGGAACGAACGAGCAGTTTGCTGAAGGCTGGCGCTAAAGTCGGTGTAAACTACATCAAATATTACGGAAACAAAATCACAAAAGATAAAAACGAAGATGAAGCACGAAAAACCTTAAATGAAGACAACGCTACAGACATCTACGATTCTCTGAAAGAACTGAAAGGTTCTGCCTTGAAAGTTGCCCAGATGTTGAGTATGGAAAAAAACATTCTTCCGCAGGCTTATGTGGAGAAGTTTTCTCTGTCTCAATTTTCTGTTCCGCCACTTTCCGGAGCTTTGGTTAAGAAAACTTTCAGAAAATACTTTGGAAAAAATCCTGAGGAAATTTTTGATGAGTTTACGACAGAATCGGTGAATGCAGCAAGCATCGGTCAGGTACATAAAGCGAAGAAAGGCGATAAAAACTTTGCCGTAAAAATTCAATATCCCGGAGTAAGAGAAAGTATTTCAAGCGATTTGAAAATGGTAAAACCGATCGCAATGAAGATGTTTAACATTAAAAAAGAAGGCTCTGAATCTTATTTTCAGGAAGTTGAGAATAAGTTGTTTGAGGAAACAGATTATGACCTGGAACTGAAAAGAAGTCAGGAAATTTCTGAAAAATGCAGTCATCTCCCGAATCTGGATTTTCCGAAATATTATCCTGAGTTTTCGTGCGAAAGAATCATCACGATGGATTGGATGACCGGAAAACATTTCTCGGAATTTACAAAACTTGATCAATCGCAGGAAGATCTTAACAAAATCGGACAGACACTTTGGGATTTTTATATGTACCAAATGCACGTTCTAAAGCAGGTTCACGCAGATCCGCATCCCGGAAATTTCCTCATTTCCGATGATAAAAAGCTGCTGGTTATTGATTTTGGCTGCATCAAAGAGATTCCTGATGATTTTTACAAACCTTATTTCGAACTGGCAAAAAAGGAAAATCTGAATAATCCTGAAATCTTCAGTGAAAAATTGTACCAGCTTGAGATTTTGTGTCACGACGATTCTCCGCAGGAAAAAGCTTTCTTCACAAAATTATTTTATGAACTTCTTGAGTTGTTTACAAGACCTTTCAACGCACAGAATTTCGATTTTTCTGACGAAACATTTTTTCAGGAGATTGCAGATCTCGGGCAACGCTATGCGAAACTCGGCGATATGAAAGGAATGAACACCAACAGAGGATCGAAGCATTTTATTTATCTGAACCGCACATTTTTTGGTTTGTACAATATGATGCACGATTTGAGAGCAAAAAATATTGTGATCAATCAATATAAAAATTTCATTCAGTAA
- a CDS encoding TonB-dependent receptor, whose product MSIHLFKRMAVVLTLAAATFAYTQNKAEEALTKFQENYPQEKIHLLFNKDHYVAGENLWFKSFVFEGYNRSNISTTLFVELYDSSKKLLDKKMIPLLKGEGSGSFSLASTLKEDVYFIRAYTTWMTNFSEDFNYLQPIAVYNPASTQKLVADTDKAWSATVHPESGTFVEGIDTKFAVRLHSSGSASSNWNGYVTDSENPDLPVAKFNGFDQNVGLFNLKPQAGKNYQLTVQDEKGKKISIDLPTAVSSGLHLQVESTEKAVKYTIKSKNISTENQPYKILGTINNTLVYKAIIHKLNDAQSASIPADKLINGVLRLTIFDNKENVVAERLCFVQPQTLHIKKPNLDTDLKSEERTKNLINIGKADDFEGYSVAVADAESSTSEEENSLLSSLWLTGDLSTRITKPAQYFVKDSNPQALDALLISEKWKRFEWFSIIAGNYPFIKNKPESYISYKGKVLAQGKPATNSELNLIFTMPDSGTKFHQIKTDASGLFTLNNLVFEDTMSFSYQLNSSDKAVAGSTQVYFQPAFSFVPLRKDLPNSLMMLTDRIQGEEIPAKVAKSVSTLTFDKFINEKITDIEEVKIKVDRKNKTNKLNEELSSPLFKSMNEMVFDFVNDNNMIGGNNILQWLQGRVPGLQISTNGPNTSATMRGGPVDIFLNEMRVDPSQISMISVPDVAMIKVIRGFFAASPGGGGNGAILIYTKRGGITGSVSDNGQSKSLKEMKLKGYDKEEPFNNTIYVNIDQKSLTKDTRSTLYWNPYLPKDTKESTTVQFYNNDDAKAYKVIIIGFDEQDNLLYYNEIVK is encoded by the coding sequence ATGAGTATTCATTTATTTAAAAGAATGGCTGTAGTGCTTACACTAGCTGCTGCAACCTTTGCTTACACGCAAAACAAAGCTGAGGAAGCTTTAACCAAATTTCAGGAAAACTATCCACAGGAAAAAATTCACCTGCTTTTTAATAAAGATCATTATGTTGCCGGAGAAAACCTTTGGTTCAAATCTTTTGTTTTTGAAGGCTACAACCGTTCAAATATTTCCACCACACTTTTCGTAGAACTTTATGACAGCAGTAAAAAACTACTGGACAAAAAAATGATTCCTCTGCTGAAAGGTGAAGGTAGCGGAAGTTTTTCGTTAGCGTCTACATTGAAGGAAGACGTTTATTTTATCAGAGCCTACACCACGTGGATGACCAACTTCAGTGAAGATTTTAATTACCTGCAACCTATTGCGGTTTACAATCCTGCATCAACCCAAAAACTGGTTGCAGATACCGACAAAGCGTGGTCAGCCACCGTACATCCGGAAAGCGGAACCTTTGTTGAAGGAATAGACACCAAATTTGCAGTACGATTGCATTCTTCGGGTTCTGCATCTTCAAACTGGAACGGCTATGTCACCGATTCTGAAAACCCGGATCTTCCTGTGGCAAAGTTCAATGGTTTTGATCAGAATGTTGGTCTTTTCAATTTAAAACCTCAAGCCGGCAAAAATTATCAATTAACGGTACAAGATGAAAAAGGAAAAAAGATCAGTATTGATCTGCCAACCGCTGTATCATCCGGACTTCATCTTCAGGTTGAAAGCACTGAAAAAGCAGTTAAATACACGATAAAAAGTAAAAATATTTCGACGGAAAATCAGCCTTATAAAATATTGGGAACCATCAACAATACGCTCGTTTATAAGGCAATCATTCATAAACTAAATGATGCGCAATCTGCATCAATACCTGCAGACAAACTGATTAACGGAGTGTTAAGGCTAACTATTTTTGACAATAAAGAAAACGTAGTGGCTGAACGTCTCTGTTTTGTACAACCTCAGACTTTACATATTAAGAAACCCAATCTGGATACGGATCTGAAAAGTGAAGAAAGAACAAAAAATTTGATCAATATTGGAAAAGCCGATGATTTTGAAGGCTACAGCGTTGCCGTTGCAGATGCAGAAAGCAGCACATCCGAGGAAGAAAACAGCTTATTGAGCAGCCTTTGGCTAACAGGAGATCTGAGTACAAGAATTACAAAACCTGCACAATATTTTGTAAAAGACAGCAATCCGCAGGCTCTGGACGCTCTTCTGATCTCTGAAAAATGGAAACGTTTTGAATGGTTCAGCATCATTGCAGGCAATTATCCTTTTATTAAAAATAAACCCGAATCATACATTTCTTACAAAGGTAAAGTTCTGGCACAAGGCAAACCCGCAACGAATTCAGAACTGAATTTAATTTTTACAATGCCTGATTCCGGTACGAAATTCCATCAGATAAAAACCGATGCGTCCGGACTATTCACCTTGAATAATCTTGTTTTTGAAGATACCATGTCGTTCTCTTATCAACTTAACTCCAGCGATAAAGCGGTTGCAGGCAGTACTCAGGTTTATTTTCAGCCTGCTTTCAGCTTTGTTCCGCTTAGAAAAGATCTACCCAACAGCCTGATGATGCTTACAGACAGGATTCAGGGAGAAGAAATTCCTGCGAAAGTTGCCAAATCTGTTTCAACGCTGACTTTTGACAAATTCATTAATGAAAAAATCACCGATATTGAAGAGGTGAAAATCAAAGTTGACAGAAAAAACAAAACCAATAAATTGAATGAGGAATTAAGCAGTCCTTTGTTTAAAAGTATGAACGAGATGGTGTTCGACTTTGTGAATGACAACAACATGATCGGTGGAAATAATATTCTACAATGGCTTCAGGGAAGAGTTCCTGGTCTGCAGATCAGTACAAACGGACCCAATACCAGCGCAACGATGCGTGGCGGACCTGTTGACATTTTCCTCAATGAAATGAGAGTGGATCCGTCCCAGATCTCAATGATTTCTGTTCCAGATGTTGCCATGATCAAAGTGATCAGAGGATTTTTTGCCGCTTCTCCCGGTGGCGGAGGAAATGGTGCCATTTTAATCTATACCAAACGAGGCGGCATTACAGGATCGGTATCAGATAACGGACAATCAAAATCTCTGAAAGAAATGAAGCTGAAAGGGTACGACAAAGAAGAGCCTTTTAATAATACCATTTATGTAAATATAGATCAAAAAAGCCTTACAAAAGACACTAGAAGCACATTATACTGGAATCCTTATCTGCCAAAAGACACCAAAGAATCAACGACGGTGCAGTTTTACAATAATGATGATGCTAAAGCTTACAAAGTGATTATCATTGGTTTTGATGAACAGGATAATCTGCTCTACTACAATGAAATTGTAAAATAA
- a CDS encoding DUF2256 domain-containing protein, protein MPADLPSKICEVCRLAFNWRKKWKKNWDDVKYCSEKCRKNKKSTSSGLQKI, encoded by the coding sequence ATGCCTGCCGACTTACCTTCAAAAATTTGTGAAGTCTGCAGATTGGCTTTTAATTGGCGAAAAAAGTGGAAGAAAAATTGGGATGATGTAAAATATTGCAGCGAAAAATGTCGGAAAAACAAAAAATCAACATCCTCTGGTTTACAAAAGATTTAA
- the ribA gene encoding GTP cyclohydrolase II → MLKVQAQSNIPTDFGMFTVFAFSENENDWSPHLVWVAEKTDFNETVNVRFHSECITGEVFHSRKCECGQQLDAAMKFTSENGGIIIYLRQEGRNIGIINKLKAYALQEQGFDTVEANLRLGLPADGRDFGVAIEMLKILNVSSVNLLTNNPEKLKSFENSGIVLNKRIPLEIDSNVTNASYLLKKKDYFGHLLIKV, encoded by the coding sequence ATGCTCAAAGTACAAGCTCAATCAAACATCCCGACAGATTTTGGAATGTTTACAGTATTTGCTTTTTCTGAAAATGAAAACGACTGGAGCCCTCATTTGGTTTGGGTTGCAGAGAAAACGGATTTTAATGAAACGGTGAATGTTCGTTTTCATTCTGAATGCATTACCGGAGAAGTTTTTCATTCACGAAAATGTGAATGTGGTCAACAGCTGGATGCTGCAATGAAATTCACGTCAGAAAACGGAGGAATTATAATTTATCTGAGGCAGGAAGGAAGAAATATCGGAATCATCAATAAATTAAAAGCTTACGCTTTGCAGGAACAAGGTTTTGATACCGTGGAAGCTAATCTGAGATTGGGTTTGCCGGCAGACGGAAGAGACTTTGGCGTAGCAATTGAAATGCTTAAAATACTTAATGTTTCCAGCGTGAACTTATTGACCAATAATCCCGAAAAACTAAAATCATTCGAGAATAGCGGTATTGTTTTGAACAAAAGAATTCCACTAGAAATTGATTCTAATGTTACCAATGCGTCTTATCTTCTGAAAAAGAAAGATTATTTCGGTCATTTATTGATTAAGGTATAG
- a CDS encoding histone H1, with product MKELIEKINAEFEAFATEANQQSEKGNKAAGTRARKSALELSKLFKEFRKVSVEESKK from the coding sequence ATGAAAGAACTTATTGAAAAAATCAACGCAGAATTTGAAGCGTTTGCAACTGAAGCAAACCAACAATCAGAAAAAGGAAACAAGGCAGCGGGTACAAGAGCTCGTAAATCTGCTTTAGAATTGAGCAAATTGTTCAAAGAATTCAGAAAAGTTTCTGTGGAAGAATCTAAAAAATAA
- a CDS encoding RDD family protein, with amino-acid sequence MRISELKEKKVIHRPTRNFDVEGKRIYNEFEYELPYNPTHKGNERERLYAKIIDLIPFFLIFHFGFHSVWIFSLFLSVVSVLIFGAISETVFGTTLGKKLFRLKVIDDFGNKPKIFKSTLRNILSFANFFSVFSEFEPKPNQYWAKSGTGLNFSMHLNNQMTKTFIVKENKMWEIRKFLDQANLNKQQ; translated from the coding sequence ATGAGAATTTCAGAGCTTAAAGAGAAAAAAGTAATTCACAGACCAACCCGTAATTTCGATGTGGAAGGAAAGCGTATTTATAATGAATTTGAGTATGAGTTGCCTTATAATCCTACACACAAAGGGAATGAAAGAGAACGGTTATATGCAAAAATTATTGATTTGATTCCTTTTTTTCTGATATTTCATTTTGGTTTCCATTCAGTATGGATTTTTTCTTTATTCTTATCAGTCGTCAGTGTACTAATCTTCGGAGCGATTTCGGAAACAGTTTTCGGAACTACTCTTGGTAAAAAACTTTTCAGATTGAAAGTGATCGACGATTTCGGAAATAAACCTAAAATCTTCAAATCCACACTTAGAAATATCTTGTCGTTTGCTAACTTCTTTTCAGTTTTCTCTGAATTTGAACCTAAACCTAATCAATACTGGGCAAAATCTGGAACAGGATTAAATTTTAGTATGCATTTGAACAATCAAATGACTAAAACATTTATTGTAAAAGAGAATAAAATGTGGGAAATCAGAAAATTCCTTGATCAGGCTAATCTGAATAAACAACAATAA
- a CDS encoding TetR/AcrR family transcriptional regulator: protein MEKENIISQDKIFELYGDYILNHGERPKNIYRFAKENEFEEKDFYDHFASFEQIEKLMLANLFDKSVELASEVNNSDEITTKEKLLNVYFIFFENMTMNRSLVLMILGNDKIHSAKISSHLKETYKDFIRTLDFNDWEMIKKSKDDVKNIHHKAREEALWLHLVSAIEFWKKDTSPSFEKTDIFIEKTIDTGFELLDNEPLRKMVDLGKFLFKEKFRNS from the coding sequence ATGGAAAAAGAAAACATCATTTCACAAGATAAAATATTTGAACTGTACGGAGACTATATTTTAAATCACGGCGAAAGACCAAAAAACATCTACCGTTTCGCAAAAGAAAACGAGTTTGAAGAGAAAGATTTTTACGATCATTTCGCAAGTTTTGAGCAGATTGAAAAACTGATGCTGGCTAATCTTTTTGATAAATCTGTTGAACTCGCATCTGAAGTCAACAATTCCGATGAAATTACAACAAAGGAAAAATTGCTGAATGTCTATTTCATCTTTTTTGAAAATATGACAATGAACAGATCTTTAGTTTTGATGATTCTCGGAAACGACAAAATACATTCTGCTAAAATCTCTTCTCATCTTAAAGAAACTTATAAGGATTTCATCAGAACATTAGATTTTAATGATTGGGAAATGATTAAAAAATCTAAAGATGACGTTAAAAATATTCATCATAAAGCAAGAGAAGAAGCTCTGTGGCTGCACTTGGTTTCTGCCATCGAGTTCTGGAAAAAAGACACATCTCCTTCTTTTGAAAAGACAGATATTTTTATTGAGAAAACGATCGATACCGGATTTGAGTTGCTGGATAATGAGCCGCTGCGCAAAATGGTAGATCTTGGTAAATTTTTATTTAAAGAAAAATTCAGAAACAGCTAA
- a CDS encoding alpha/beta fold hydrolase, giving the protein MSNDNHLTTFAKELRQKKDLKAVEIPVLVLHGEDDQIVPFQNAALKSIKLLKNGKLITYPSFPHGMPTTEAPTINKDILEFIEA; this is encoded by the coding sequence ATATCGAATGACAATCACTTAACTACATTTGCTAAAGAATTAAGACAAAAAAAAGATTTAAAGGCGGTTGAGATTCCTGTTTTGGTTCTTCACGGTGAAGATGACCAAATTGTTCCATTTCAAAATGCCGCATTAAAGTCAATCAAATTGTTGAAAAACGGTAAACTGATTACTTACCCAAGTTTCCCTCACGGTATGCCGACCACGGAAGCACCAACGATCAATAAAGATATTCTCGAATTTATTGAGGCTTAA
- a CDS encoding Tex family protein, which produces MNNTEFIKTSLNISEKSIQSTLKLLSEDCTIPFISRYRKDATGNLDEISIENIFKLNKQFEEIIKRKESILKSIEEQDALTSELKQRIDESFDIQELEDLYLPFKKRRKTKADAAKEKGLEPLAKIIMSQKANDLHHLVSKYVNENVSSEEEALQGARDIMAEWINENMYVRKNLRRLFQRKATITSKVVKAKKDEEGAQKFSQYFEWEESLNRTPSHRLLAMLRAESEGFVKTNIVIDKDEALDFIENAIIKSRNECSEQIALAIKDSYKRLLEPAISNETLQEAKEKADKKAIEIFSENLSQLLLAPPLGEKRILAIDPGYKSGCKIVCLDEKGDLLHNETIYPHAPQNDTGMAMKKIRSMVNAYNIQAISIGNGTASRETEFFIKKISFDKPLQVFVVSEAGASVYSASKIARDEFPSFDVTVRGAVSIGRRLADPLAELVKIDAKSIGVGQYQHDVDQTQLKNELDSTVMKCVNSVGINLNTASKSLLSYVSGIGEKMAENIVNFRAENGAFEDRKQLKKVPRLGEKAYQQAAAFIRITNPRNPLDNSAVHPEAYGIVEKMAKDLGIKTDELIANKDKIAIINPEKYINETIGILGIKDILKELEKPGLDPRKAAKVFEFDPNVKSIKNLNVGMILPGIVNNITAFGCFVDLGIKESGLVHISQLKEGFVSDVNEVVKLHQHVQVKVTEVDEARKRIQLSMIL; this is translated from the coding sequence ATGAACAATACCGAATTTATCAAAACTTCTCTCAATATATCTGAAAAAAGCATCCAATCAACTTTAAAATTACTTTCAGAAGATTGCACCATTCCGTTTATTTCTCGGTACAGAAAAGATGCTACAGGAAATCTGGATGAGATTTCTATTGAAAACATCTTTAAATTAAACAAGCAATTTGAAGAAATTATCAAAAGAAAAGAAAGTATTTTAAAATCGATTGAAGAACAAGATGCTCTAACTTCAGAATTAAAGCAGAGAATTGATGAAAGTTTTGATATTCAGGAACTTGAAGACCTGTATCTGCCATTTAAGAAACGCAGAAAAACCAAAGCGGATGCCGCAAAAGAAAAAGGTCTTGAACCTTTGGCCAAGATCATTATGAGTCAGAAAGCGAATGATCTGCACCATTTGGTATCGAAATATGTAAACGAAAATGTTTCGTCAGAAGAAGAAGCTCTGCAAGGTGCGAGAGACATCATGGCAGAATGGATCAACGAAAATATGTACGTAAGAAAAAATCTGCGCCGACTTTTTCAACGTAAAGCGACCATCACTTCCAAAGTGGTGAAAGCCAAAAAAGATGAGGAAGGAGCACAGAAATTCTCACAATATTTTGAATGGGAAGAAAGCCTGAACAGAACACCCTCTCACCGACTTTTGGCAATGCTGAGAGCTGAAAGTGAAGGTTTTGTGAAAACCAATATTGTGATTGACAAAGACGAAGCCCTGGATTTTATCGAAAATGCAATCATCAAATCCAGAAACGAATGTTCGGAACAAATTGCTTTAGCCATCAAAGATTCTTACAAAAGACTTCTGGAACCCGCAATTTCCAACGAGACATTACAGGAAGCCAAAGAAAAAGCAGATAAAAAAGCCATCGAAATCTTTTCTGAAAATCTGAGTCAGCTTCTGCTCGCTCCGCCTTTGGGTGAAAAACGAATTTTGGCGATTGATCCGGGTTACAAAAGTGGCTGTAAAATTGTGTGTCTGGATGAGAAAGGTGATCTCCTTCACAACGAAACCATCTACCCTCACGCTCCGCAAAACGACACAGGAATGGCAATGAAGAAGATCAGATCGATGGTGAATGCCTACAACATTCAGGCAATATCGATCGGAAACGGAACAGCAAGTCGTGAAACAGAATTTTTCATTAAAAAAATATCGTTTGATAAGCCATTGCAGGTTTTTGTGGTCTCAGAAGCCGGAGCTTCGGTCTATTCTGCAAGCAAGATTGCGAGAGATGAATTTCCAAGTTTTGATGTAACCGTGCGAGGTGCGGTTTCTATCGGAAGAAGACTGGCGGATCCGCTGGCTGAATTGGTGAAAATTGATGCCAAATCTATCGGTGTCGGGCAATATCAACATGATGTAGACCAGACCCAATTGAAGAACGAACTGGATTCTACGGTGATGAAATGCGTAAATTCTGTCGGTATCAATCTGAATACTGCCAGTAAATCTCTTTTAAGCTACGTCTCAGGAATTGGTGAAAAAATGGCAGAAAACATTGTCAATTTCCGTGCTGAAAACGGTGCTTTTGAAGATCGAAAACAATTGAAAAAAGTTCCGAGATTGGGTGAAAAAGCATATCAACAAGCAGCAGCTTTCATCAGAATTACAAATCCTAGAAATCCCTTAGACAACTCAGCAGTACATCCTGAAGCCTACGGAATTGTTGAGAAAATGGCAAAAGATTTAGGGATAAAAACCGATGAACTGATTGCCAACAAAGATAAAATTGCAATTATTAATCCCGAAAAATACATCAACGAAACCATTGGTATTTTAGGAATAAAGGATATTTTAAAAGAGCTTGAAAAACCAGGTTTAGATCCAAGAAAAGCTGCCAAAGTTTTTGAATTTGATCCGAATGTAAAAAGCATCAAAAATCTGAATGTAGGAATGATTCTTCCCGGAATTGTCAACAACATTACCGCATTCGGGTGCTTCGTAGATTTGGGAATCAAAGAAAGCGGACTGGTTCATATTTCTCAGCTGAAAGAAGGTTTTGTCTCCGATGTCAACGAAGTCGTAAAACTACATCAGCACGTCCAGGTAAAGGTAACAGAAGTAGATGAAGCAAGAAAGAGAATTCAGCTGAGTATGATTTTATAA
- a CDS encoding SDR family oxidoreductase: protein MKKILLTGATGYIGKRMISVITEQGYKAVCCSRDVTRFSKPQGIKDDLIEVIEVDFLKEETLKNIPDDISGAYYLMHSMSGSDDYEESEKICAKNFVSAIEKTSCEHIIYLSGLVNQKELSKHLNSRFNVEKILIECKVPTTVLRAGIIIGSGSASFEIVRDLVEKLPVMVTPKWLNTKCQPIGIANVLDFLIFTLFKKETYHKSFDIGCEDVLTYKEILLGYAKVRGLKRSIFILPVMTPKLSSYWLYFITSTTYSLASSLVGSMKIEVVCNQESLDKIKKITGVQPLSYEQALQRTMAKIQANEIRSSWKDSFISSRNDSSLKEFIEVPHFGCFKDIRSYEYDDREKCLDRVFGLGGSNGWYGQTLWKIRGYMDVMVGGPGLRRGRTHPTQLHEGDALDFWRVLYANREEGKLILFAEMRVPGEAWLMFKLYRGKLWQKAVFRPKGLLGRLYWYSVLPFHGVIFKGMVRKLAIG from the coding sequence ATGAAAAAAATATTACTCACAGGAGCTACCGGTTATATTGGTAAAAGAATGATCAGTGTTATCACCGAGCAGGGTTACAAAGCCGTCTGCTGCAGCCGTGATGTCACCAGATTTTCAAAACCGCAAGGGATAAAAGATGATTTGATAGAAGTAATAGAAGTTGATTTTCTAAAGGAAGAGACTTTAAAAAACATTCCGGACGATATTTCGGGTGCTTATTATCTGATGCATTCGATGAGTGGAAGTGACGATTATGAAGAATCTGAGAAAATTTGTGCCAAAAACTTTGTCTCCGCTATTGAGAAGACAAGTTGCGAACATATTATTTATCTCTCGGGTCTGGTAAATCAAAAGGAACTTTCTAAACATTTGAATTCCAGGTTTAATGTAGAGAAAATTCTTATTGAATGTAAAGTTCCCACAACGGTTTTGCGAGCAGGAATCATCATCGGTTCCGGAAGTGCATCGTTCGAAATCGTTCGTGATCTTGTCGAAAAACTTCCTGTGATGGTCACCCCAAAATGGCTTAATACCAAATGTCAGCCAATCGGGATTGCCAATGTTCTGGATTTCCTGATTTTCACCTTATTCAAAAAAGAAACGTATCACAAAAGTTTTGATATTGGTTGTGAAGATGTTTTGACCTATAAAGAAATTCTTCTAGGTTACGCAAAAGTGCGTGGCTTGAAACGGAGTATTTTTATTTTACCGGTGATGACCCCGAAACTTTCGTCTTACTGGCTGTATTTTATTACTTCAACTACGTATAGTCTTGCGAGTTCGCTTGTCGGGAGTATGAAAATTGAGGTCGTTTGTAATCAAGAAAGTTTAGACAAAATTAAAAAAATAACCGGAGTTCAGCCATTGTCTTACGAGCAGGCTTTGCAGAGAACGATGGCAAAAATTCAGGCAAACGAAATACGCTCCAGTTGGAAAGACAGTTTTATCAGCAGCAGAAACGATTCTTCACTGAAAGAATTCATCGAAGTTCCGCATTTTGGTTGTTTCAAAGATATCAGAAGTTATGAATATGATGATCGTGAAAAATGTCTCGACCGCGTTTTTGGTTTGGGTGGAAGCAACGGTTGGTACGGACAAACTCTTTGGAAAATAAGAGGTTATATGGATGTAATGGTCGGCGGTCCAGGACTGAGAAGAGGTCGAACTCATCCAACACAGCTTCACGAAGGTGATGCCTTAGATTTTTGGCGCGTCCTCTATGCCAACAGGGAAGAAGGAAAACTGATTCTTTTCGCAGAAATGAGAGTTCCCGGCGAGGCGTGGCTGATGTTTAAACTCTATAGAGGAAAACTCTGGCAGAAAGCTGTCTTCCGACCAAAAGGATTGTTGGGTAGATTGTACTGGTATTCTGTTTTGCCTTTTCACGGCGTTATTTTTAAGGGAATGGTGAGGAAATTGGCGATTGGTTAG
- a CDS encoding helix-turn-helix domain-containing protein, translating to MILNTNMMKKTDPQLSEEQFLTAILTLLSEILETLKKSPVNDMNYYDSADVKQLLNISDSTLHRLRKLNDIPHIRIGRKIFYPKSFFNNALKK from the coding sequence ATGATCTTAAATACCAACATGATGAAAAAAACAGATCCGCAATTATCGGAAGAACAATTTTTGACTGCAATTTTAACTTTGCTTTCCGAAATTTTAGAAACCCTTAAAAAATCGCCCGTCAATGATATGAATTATTATGACAGTGCAGATGTCAAACAACTTTTAAACATTAGCGACAGTACACTGCACCGATTAAGAAAACTGAATGACATTCCGCATATCAGAATCGGACGCAAAATATTTTATCCAAAATCGTTTTTCAACAATGCCCTCAAAAAATGA
- a CDS encoding DUF6266 family protein, giving the protein MARITKGILGGFSGKVGTIVGANWRGQDIIRSTPKPSSRPPSEKQLLQQNKFKLVISFLQPIKNIQNRYFGSGSGSKSRVNMATSYTLNEAVQVTADIPSLLYNKILITKGDLAGFQNPSAVPQSGQVLTLSWEDNSIQGNAKATDPANAVCYCEELGTFEIFEMLTDRSSMTANITLAPYYSGKEIHVWMYFNNLEESFACNSPYLGMFTVL; this is encoded by the coding sequence ATGGCACGTATTACAAAAGGAATTTTAGGAGGATTTTCAGGAAAAGTAGGCACCATTGTAGGAGCCAACTGGCGCGGACAAGACATTATTAGAAGTACGCCCAAACCCAGCAGCAGACCACCCAGTGAGAAACAGCTTTTGCAGCAGAATAAATTTAAACTGGTCATCAGTTTTTTGCAGCCTATTAAAAATATTCAGAACCGATATTTCGGATCGGGGAGTGGTTCCAAATCGAGAGTCAATATGGCGACTTCGTACACCCTTAATGAAGCAGTGCAGGTGACGGCAGATATTCCTTCTTTGTTGTACAACAAAATTCTGATTACAAAAGGCGATCTGGCGGGTTTTCAAAATCCTTCGGCAGTTCCGCAGAGTGGTCAGGTGTTGACTCTTTCCTGGGAAGACAACAGCATTCAAGGAAATGCCAAGGCTACCGACCCAGCCAATGCAGTCTGCTATTGCGAAGAGCTTGGGACATTTGAAATTTTCGAAATGCTGACTGACCGCAGTTCAATGACCGCCAATATTACATTAGCACCGTACTATTCAGGAAAAGAAATTCATGTCTGGATGTACTTCAATAATTTAGAAGAATCCTTCGCCTGCAACAGTCCGTATCTCGGTATGTTTACCGTTCTTTAA